The following are from one region of the Methanoculleus caldifontis genome:
- a CDS encoding glucose-6-phosphate isomerase family protein — MNGYWDGPKPEPQIRTIEEMRDVLADPGCSSDQPLYFMYRDLARNDDDRKWLRQHRIRYDITVIPARTLCGEYVKTMGHYHTENPAGALYPEIYEVLEGTGHYLLQTRSVDDVVMIEASAGDKILIPPGYGHVTINPGREDLVMANLVSPEFSSNYGPYGELRGAAYYEMEGGALVKNPRYPDAPPVRYCNPVEVPDLGIERGVGLYDLIGRPRSVAFLNHPEQFMEIFADVTGGCLVMR, encoded by the coding sequence ATGAACGGGTACTGGGACGGGCCCAAACCGGAGCCGCAGATAAGGACGATTGAAGAGATGCGGGATGTCCTCGCAGATCCCGGCTGCTCCTCCGATCAACCCCTCTATTTTATGTACCGGGATCTTGCCCGGAACGACGACGACCGGAAGTGGCTCCGGCAGCACCGTATCCGCTACGATATCACCGTCATTCCCGCCCGAACGCTCTGCGGAGAGTATGTCAAGACGATGGGGCATTACCATACGGAAAACCCCGCAGGAGCCCTCTACCCGGAGATCTACGAAGTCCTGGAGGGAACCGGGCACTACCTCCTCCAGACCCGCAGCGTCGACGACGTGGTGATGATCGAGGCCTCCGCCGGCGACAAGATCCTGATCCCGCCGGGATACGGTCACGTCACCATCAACCCCGGACGGGAGGACCTCGTGATGGCAAACCTGGTCTCGCCGGAGTTCTCGAGCAACTACGGCCCGTACGGGGAACTCCGGGGCGCCGCCTACTACGAGATGGAGGGCGGGGCGCTGGTGAAGAACCCCCGCTACCCCGACGCCCCGCCGGTGCGCTACTGCAACCCGGTGGAGGTCCCCGACCTCGGCATCGAGAGAGGAGTCGGGCTCTACGACCTCATCGGGCGACCGCGATCGGTCGCGTTCCTGAATCACCCCGAGCAGTTCATGGAGATCTTCGCCGACGTGACCGGCGGATGCCTTGTGATGCGCTAG
- a CDS encoding COG1361 S-layer family protein: MRWQQISVALLLLALLAVPASAQGVKYLYGNPELSATIAGTNQFAPGAETALTVNIANSGVNTIKMVGSTIVTPDDQPSTAKLATAALKSEGTPFTVKTDPQFLSDITGGASRAATFNVKVADSAEPGTYVLPLEVTYTYLQDAEDLGDTLRYNYQKKTATLPLTVRVTPDLRVEVLDVRSESLNVGTEGYVSMTLKNVGSDSAQNAIAKIARNGASPLIPTDGNAYLGTFEPGETVDVRFKVSVADTAEPQSYPLDVSIAYEDYEGKAVTSRATTIGIPVGGKIAFEVVSPKATLYQGQKSILEVVYRNAGAATVYNAQARISAVDPFTSSDDTAYLGDLAPGETATARFEVNVDGAGTLKEYGIDSEIRYRDNLDNSKISDTMKVRVALEQRQGTIFTNPVFLVAVLAVIIGAGYYIFVYRKKRR; the protein is encoded by the coding sequence ATGCGTTGGCAACAGATATCGGTAGCACTCCTCCTGCTGGCACTCCTGGCCGTGCCGGCCTCAGCGCAAGGAGTCAAGTACCTCTATGGAAACCCTGAACTCTCGGCGACGATCGCCGGCACCAATCAGTTCGCGCCGGGTGCCGAGACCGCCCTGACCGTGAACATAGCCAATAGCGGCGTGAATACCATTAAAATGGTCGGGTCGACGATCGTCACCCCCGACGATCAGCCGAGCACCGCAAAACTGGCCACCGCGGCTCTCAAGAGCGAGGGCACGCCGTTCACCGTCAAGACGGATCCCCAGTTCTTAAGCGACATCACGGGCGGCGCCTCCCGGGCCGCTACCTTCAACGTGAAGGTCGCGGACTCCGCGGAACCGGGCACCTACGTGCTGCCGCTCGAGGTGACCTACACCTACCTGCAGGACGCCGAGGATCTGGGCGACACCCTCCGCTACAACTACCAGAAGAAGACCGCGACCCTGCCGCTGACGGTCCGGGTGACGCCCGACCTCCGCGTCGAAGTCCTTGACGTCCGCTCCGAGTCGCTCAACGTCGGCACGGAAGGCTACGTCTCCATGACCCTGAAGAACGTCGGGTCCGACTCGGCGCAGAACGCGATCGCGAAGATCGCGAGGAACGGTGCAAGCCCGCTCATCCCCACCGACGGCAACGCCTACCTCGGGACGTTCGAGCCGGGAGAGACCGTGGACGTGAGGTTCAAGGTCTCGGTCGCCGATACCGCCGAGCCCCAGTCATACCCGCTCGACGTCTCGATCGCCTACGAGGACTACGAGGGGAAGGCAGTGACCTCGCGGGCAACGACGATCGGCATCCCCGTCGGCGGGAAGATCGCCTTTGAGGTAGTCTCCCCGAAGGCAACGCTCTACCAGGGCCAGAAGAGCATCCTTGAGGTCGTGTACAGAAACGCCGGAGCGGCGACGGTCTACAACGCCCAGGCCCGGATCAGCGCCGTCGACCCCTTCACCAGCAGCGACGACACTGCCTACCTCGGCGACCTTGCCCCCGGCGAGACGGCGACGGCACGGTTCGAGGTGAATGTCGACGGCGCCGGCACCCTGAAGGAGTACGGGATCGACTCCGAGATCCGCTACCGCGACAACCTCGACAACAGCAAGATCTCCGACACCATGAAGGTCCGGGTCGCGCTCGAGCAGAGACAGGGCACCATCTTCACGAACCCGGTCTTCCTGGTCGCCGTTCTCGCCGTGATCATCGGCGCAGGGTATTATATATTCGTGTACCGTAAGAAGAGGAGATGA
- a CDS encoding TrmB family transcriptional regulator, producing MNASRDLPGNLLESLKSLGLTKYEALVYIGLLRVAGATATEIHETSGVPRASVYPVLDRLVQKELVSVSHTTPKRFDAIPPDQGVENLMRRIESDAESAREALNALYREKVPEARGTQELIWTVYGEENIKTRLAEMFRSAELSVEVLAACDLLEENVLPILNAVPGSVQVDIVTDSWQGEQPSGFGIHILPLAARCEAYSPQGKLLPYEKSGVFLVDNARTLLWLGSSGEQPSALYSESAGFVQFVRRHIASVAERARAAVQ from the coding sequence ATGAATGCTTCCCGGGATCTTCCAGGCAACCTCCTCGAATCTCTTAAATCACTGGGACTTACGAAGTACGAAGCCCTCGTGTATATCGGCCTTCTCAGGGTGGCCGGTGCGACCGCGACAGAGATCCACGAGACCTCCGGGGTACCGCGCGCGTCCGTCTACCCGGTCCTCGACCGGCTCGTCCAGAAAGAACTGGTCAGCGTCTCGCACACCACGCCCAAGCGGTTCGATGCGATCCCTCCCGACCAGGGCGTGGAGAACCTGATGCGCCGGATCGAGAGCGACGCGGAGAGCGCCAGGGAGGCTCTCAACGCCCTTTACCGGGAGAAGGTGCCGGAGGCCCGGGGCACCCAGGAACTGATCTGGACCGTTTACGGAGAGGAGAATATCAAGACCCGTCTTGCGGAGATGTTCCGGAGCGCGGAACTGAGCGTTGAGGTGCTCGCGGCGTGCGATCTCCTGGAGGAAAACGTGCTCCCGATCCTCAACGCCGTTCCCGGCTCCGTCCAGGTCGATATCGTCACGGACTCCTGGCAGGGCGAGCAGCCTTCCGGGTTCGGCATCCATATCCTCCCCCTTGCGGCCCGGTGCGAGGCCTATTCCCCGCAGGGGAAACTGCTGCCGTACGAAAAGTCAGGTGTCTTTTTAGTGGACAACGCCCGGACGCTGCTCTGGCTGGGTTCGAGTGGAGAGCAGCCCTCGGCTCTCTACTCCGAGTCCGCGGGATTTGTCCAGTTTGTCAGGCGGCACATCGCCAGCGTCGCGGAGCGGGCGAGGGCTGCCGTTCAGTGA
- a CDS encoding DUF128 domain-containing protein has protein sequence MHVPLKFTNHRIEEYALRVTYRPEDDTGAIIYNLSLIESGDLEFALSIMKEAHRAGITISDRIRVAGPGEQVGGYMVPEGKHAICTMCSITLDALLLRHGIPINPIGGGVVEVEGRVAQRFTSMILYRDTTLDPLEVLISQKTTSILDVMRSGNGNILANLRECHMEAEPLMGAVLDELGAMGFSGILDVGVPNAPLLGVPVSPQYVGVAMVGGTNALAAVREAGRPVVTRALKGLIDIREMGYLEDH, from the coding sequence ATGCATGTCCCCCTGAAGTTCACCAACCACCGTATCGAGGAGTACGCGCTCAGGGTGACCTACCGCCCGGAGGACGACACCGGGGCGATCATCTACAACCTCTCGCTCATCGAGAGCGGCGACCTCGAGTTCGCGCTCTCCATCATGAAAGAGGCGCACCGCGCCGGCATCACCATCAGTGACCGGATCCGGGTTGCCGGGCCGGGAGAACAGGTCGGCGGCTATATGGTGCCGGAGGGCAAGCACGCGATCTGCACGATGTGCAGCATCACGCTCGACGCGCTCCTTCTACGGCACGGCATCCCGATCAACCCGATCGGAGGCGGGGTCGTCGAGGTCGAAGGACGGGTGGCGCAACGGTTCACGAGCATGATCCTCTACCGCGACACCACGCTCGACCCGCTCGAGGTCCTGATTTCCCAGAAGACCACGTCGATCCTGGATGTCATGCGCAGCGGGAACGGCAACATCCTCGCGAACCTCCGCGAGTGCCACATGGAGGCCGAACCGCTCATGGGGGCGGTGCTCGACGAGCTCGGGGCCATGGGGTTCTCCGGCATCCTGGACGTCGGCGTCCCGAACGCCCCGCTGCTCGGGGTCCCGGTGAGCCCGCAATACGTCGGCGTGGCGATGGTCGGGGGCACGAACGCCCTTGCGGCCGTCAGGGAGGCGGGGCGGCCGGTGGTGACCAGGGCGCTCAAAGGGTTGATCGATATCAGGGAGATGGGCTACCTGGAGGATCACTGA